One segment of Streptomyces roseifaciens DNA contains the following:
- a CDS encoding acyl-CoA dehydrogenase family protein, producing the protein MSFVETREHQDLRAAVTALGSRYGREYVTAAVRDGKHTDELWEEAGKLGYLGVNLPEEYGGGGRGMVELAVVLEELGAAGCPLLLMVVSPAICGTVIARFGTEEQKRRWLPGIAAGTTKMAFGITEPEAGSNSHRITTTARRDGGDWVLNGRKVFISGVDVADATLIVGRTEDGRTGKLKPCLFIVDRDAPGFTRTPIPMELAAPEKQFELVLDDVRLSSDALVGDEDAGLLQLFAGLNPERIMTAAFAIGMGRYALGRAVDYARTRTVWREPIGAHQAVAHPLAQSHIEVELARLMMLKAAHLYDSGDDMGAGEAANMAKYAAAEAAVRAVDQAVHTLGGNGLASEYGLAQLLTASRVARIAPVSREMILNYVSHHTLGLPKSY; encoded by the coding sequence ATGAGCTTCGTAGAGACCCGGGAACACCAGGACCTGCGTGCCGCCGTCACCGCACTCGGCAGCCGCTACGGGCGTGAGTACGTCACCGCGGCGGTCCGCGACGGCAAGCACACCGACGAACTGTGGGAGGAGGCCGGCAAGCTCGGCTACCTGGGCGTCAACCTCCCGGAGGAGTACGGGGGCGGCGGCCGCGGCATGGTCGAGCTCGCCGTCGTCCTGGAGGAGCTCGGCGCCGCGGGCTGCCCGCTGCTGCTCATGGTCGTCTCGCCCGCCATCTGCGGCACGGTGATCGCCCGCTTCGGCACGGAGGAGCAGAAGCGGCGATGGTTGCCCGGGATCGCCGCCGGGACGACGAAGATGGCGTTCGGCATCACCGAGCCCGAGGCCGGATCGAACTCGCACCGCATCACGACGACGGCCCGCCGCGACGGCGGGGACTGGGTCCTCAACGGCCGCAAGGTCTTCATCTCGGGCGTGGACGTCGCCGACGCGACGCTGATCGTGGGCCGTACGGAGGACGGGCGGACGGGGAAGCTCAAGCCGTGCCTGTTCATCGTGGACAGGGACGCCCCTGGGTTCACGAGGACTCCTATACCGATGGAACTCGCCGCCCCGGAGAAGCAGTTCGAGCTCGTCCTCGACGACGTGCGGTTGTCCTCCGATGCCCTGGTCGGCGACGAGGACGCCGGCCTGCTGCAGCTCTTCGCCGGCCTCAACCCCGAGCGCATCATGACCGCCGCCTTCGCCATCGGCATGGGCCGCTACGCCCTGGGCCGGGCCGTCGACTACGCCCGTACGCGGACGGTGTGGCGCGAGCCCATCGGCGCGCACCAGGCCGTTGCGCACCCGCTGGCCCAGTCGCACATCGAGGTCGAGCTCGCCCGGCTGATGATGCTGAAGGCGGCCCATCTCTACGATTCGGGTGACGACATGGGGGCCGGCGAGGCGGCCAACATGGCCAAGTACGCCGCCGCCGAAGCCGCCGTCCGCGCCGTCGACCAGGCCGTGCACACCCTCGGCGGCAACGGCCTCGCCTCCGAGTACGGGCTCGCCCAGCTGCTCACGGCGTCGAGGGTGGCGCGGATCGCCCCGGTCAGCCGGGAGATGATCCTCAACTACGTGTCGCACCACACGCTCGGCCTGCCCAAGTCGTACTGA
- a CDS encoding TetR/AcrR family transcriptional regulator, giving the protein MGALSLPKQDRSRATRRRLLEAAIACLAEHGWAGSTVSVVAERAGVSRGAAQHHFRTREDLFTAAVEYVAEQRSAAVRGLLPQVQLIVGPARTHLAVVQLVDLCTGPLFRAALQLWVAAANDDALRTQVTELEARVGREVHRMALELLGADERRAGVRETVQGFLDMCRGLGLATLLTDDSARRDRVVRHWTGVLSDLL; this is encoded by the coding sequence ATGGGCGCGCTGAGCCTCCCCAAGCAGGACCGCAGCCGCGCCACGCGCCGGCGGCTCCTCGAAGCGGCCATCGCCTGCCTCGCCGAGCACGGCTGGGCCGGCTCGACCGTCTCCGTCGTGGCCGAGCGCGCGGGCGTCTCGCGGGGGGCCGCCCAGCACCACTTCCGCACCCGGGAGGACCTGTTCACGGCGGCGGTGGAGTACGTGGCCGAGCAGCGGTCGGCCGCCGTGCGCGGCCTGCTGCCCCAGGTGCAGCTGATCGTCGGCCCGGCCCGTACGCACCTGGCCGTCGTCCAGCTCGTGGACCTCTGCACGGGCCCGCTGTTCCGCGCCGCCCTGCAACTGTGGGTCGCCGCCGCCAACGACGACGCACTGCGCACCCAAGTCACCGAACTGGAGGCGCGGGTCGGCCGGGAGGTGCACCGGATGGCGCTGGAGCTCCTCGGCGCCGACGAACGCCGCGCGGGCGTGCGGGAGACGGTCCAGGGCTTCCTGGACATGTGCCGGGGCCTGGGCCTCGCGACCCTGCTCACCGACGACAGCGCCAGACGCGACCGCGTGGTCCGGCACTGGACGGGCGTCCTCAGCGACCTGCTGTGA
- a CDS encoding acyl-CoA carboxylase subunit beta, translating into MTVLVSGLDTSGEEYAAHRTAMLERLDAIAAEHARALAGGGEKYVARHRARGKLLARERVELLIDPDTPFLELSPLAGWGSDHTVGASLVTGIGVVEGVECVITANDPTVRGGSSNPWTLKKALRANEIAFANRLPVVSLVESGGADLPSQKEIFIPGGGLFRDLTRLSAAGIPTVAVVFGNSTAGGAYVPGMSDHVIMVEGRSKVFLGGPPLVKMATGEESDDESLGGAEMHARVSGLADYFAVDELDALRSARRVVARLNWRKAQADPGYAEPPLYNEEELLGVVPGDLKVPFDPREVVARVVDGSDFDEFKARYGRSLVAGWARIHGYPVGVLANAQGVLFSEESQKAAQFIQLANQRDVPLVFLHNTTGYMVGQAYEQGGIIKHGAMMINAVANSRVPHLSVLMGASYGAGHYGMCGRAFDPRFLFAWPSAKAAVMGPQQLAGVLSIVARASAEAKGRAYDEEADAALRAMVEQQIESESLPVFLSGRLYDDGVIDPRDTRTVLGMCLSAIHSAPVEGVRGGFGVFRM; encoded by the coding sequence GTGACGGTGCTGGTGTCCGGGCTCGACACGTCGGGCGAGGAGTACGCCGCCCACCGGACGGCGATGCTGGAGCGGCTCGACGCGATCGCGGCGGAGCACGCGCGGGCCCTGGCCGGGGGCGGGGAGAAGTACGTCGCCCGGCACCGGGCGCGGGGCAAGCTCCTCGCGCGCGAGCGGGTGGAGCTGCTGATCGACCCGGACACGCCGTTCCTGGAGCTGTCGCCGCTGGCCGGGTGGGGGAGCGACCACACCGTGGGCGCCTCGCTCGTCACCGGCATCGGGGTGGTCGAGGGCGTCGAGTGCGTCATCACGGCCAACGACCCGACCGTGCGGGGCGGGTCCAGCAACCCCTGGACCCTGAAGAAGGCCTTGCGGGCGAACGAGATCGCGTTCGCCAACCGGCTGCCGGTCGTTTCGCTCGTCGAGTCCGGCGGAGCCGACCTGCCGAGCCAGAAGGAGATCTTCATCCCGGGAGGCGGGCTGTTCCGGGACCTGACGCGGCTGTCCGCCGCCGGGATTCCCACGGTGGCGGTCGTGTTCGGCAATTCGACGGCCGGGGGTGCGTACGTCCCCGGCATGTCCGATCACGTGATCATGGTTGAGGGCCGGTCGAAGGTCTTTCTCGGCGGGCCGCCGCTGGTGAAGATGGCCACGGGGGAGGAGAGCGACGACGAGTCGCTGGGCGGTGCGGAGATGCACGCGCGCGTGTCCGGTCTTGCGGACTACTTCGCCGTTGACGAGCTCGATGCGCTGCGTTCGGCCCGGCGTGTGGTTGCCCGGCTCAACTGGCGCAAGGCACAGGCCGATCCGGGGTATGCCGAGCCGCCTCTTTATAACGAGGAGGAGCTGCTGGGTGTGGTGCCGGGGGATCTGAAGGTGCCGTTCGATCCTCGTGAAGTCGTCGCCCGCGTGGTGGACGGGTCGGACTTCGACGAGTTCAAGGCGCGGTACGGGAGGAGCCTGGTTGCCGGGTGGGCTCGTATTCACGGGTATCCCGTGGGGGTCCTCGCCAATGCGCAGGGTGTTCTGTTCAGCGAGGAGTCGCAAAAGGCCGCGCAGTTCATCCAGTTGGCCAATCAGCGGGACGTGCCGCTGGTCTTCCTGCACAACACGACCGGGTACATGGTCGGGCAGGCCTACGAGCAGGGCGGCATCATCAAGCACGGCGCGATGATGATCAATGCGGTGGCGAACTCCCGGGTTCCGCATCTGTCGGTGCTCATGGGCGCTTCGTACGGGGCCGGGCACTACGGCATGTGCGGGCGGGCCTTCGACCCTCGCTTCCTGTTCGCGTGGCCCAGCGCCAAGGCCGCCGTCATGGGGCCCCAGCAGCTCGCGGGCGTCCTCTCGATCGTCGCCCGCGCATCGGCGGAGGCCAAGGGCCGGGCGTACGACGAGGAGGCCGACGCCGCGCTGCGGGCCATGGTCGAGCAGCAGATCGAGTCGGAGTCGCTCCCGGTCTTCCTCTCCGGGCGGCTCTACGACGACGGCGTCATCGACCCGCGCGACACGCGGACCGTGCTGGGGATGTGCCTGTCCGCGATCCACTCGGCGCCTGTCGAGGGCGTGCGGGGCGGGTTCGGCGTCTTCCGGATGTGA
- the pdxH gene encoding pyridoxamine 5'-phosphate oxidase: protein MGRVTHADEFPAPEFHGGALDAAAMREQYRSQGLLEADLAPDPYEQFAIWFAQVFAAGLREPNAMVVSTVGAGGRPGSRTVLLKGYDQRGFVFYTNYGSRKAADLAGNPYVSLLFPWHPIGRQVIVAGRAERVEPSETAVYFHSRPRGSQLGAWASAQSAVVASREEIDTAYERLLARYPEGEPVPVPTGWGGYRVTAESVEFWQGRENRLHDRLRYVREVREGEAGWRVERLAP, encoded by the coding sequence ATGGGCCGCGTGACCCACGCCGACGAGTTCCCCGCTCCCGAATTCCACGGCGGTGCGCTGGACGCCGCCGCAATGCGAGAGCAGTACCGCTCCCAGGGACTTCTGGAAGCGGACCTCGCCCCCGATCCGTACGAGCAGTTCGCGATCTGGTTCGCGCAGGTGTTCGCGGCGGGGCTGCGGGAGCCCAACGCCATGGTGGTCTCCACGGTCGGCGCCGGGGGCCGGCCCGGCTCGCGGACCGTGCTGCTCAAGGGCTACGACCAGCGGGGCTTCGTCTTCTACACCAACTACGGCTCGCGCAAGGCCGCGGACCTGGCGGGCAATCCGTACGTCTCGCTGCTCTTCCCCTGGCACCCGATCGGCCGTCAGGTCATCGTCGCCGGCCGGGCCGAGCGCGTGGAGCCGTCGGAGACGGCCGTCTACTTCCACTCGCGGCCGCGCGGCTCGCAGCTGGGCGCGTGGGCGAGTGCGCAGTCGGCGGTCGTCGCGTCGCGGGAGGAGATCGACACCGCGTACGAGCGGCTGCTCGCCCGCTACCCCGAGGGGGAGCCGGTGCCCGTGCCGACGGGCTGGGGCGGATATCGCGTGACCGCGGAGAGCGTGGAGTTCTGGCAGGGGCGCGAGAACCGGCTGCACGACCGGCTGCGGTACGTGCGCGAGGTGCGCGAGGGGGAGGCGGGCTGGCGGGTGGAGCGGCTCGCCCCGTGA
- a CDS encoding citrate synthase 2, whose amino-acid sequence MSDFVPGLEGVVAFETEIAEPDKEGGSLRYRGVDIEDLVGQVSFGNVWGLLVDGSFNPGLPPAEPFPIPVHSGDIRVDVQSALAMLAPVWGLKPLLDIDEATARDNLARAAVMALSYVAQSARGQGLPMVPQREIDKAETVVERFMKRWRGEPDPKHVKAVDAYWTSAAEHGMNASTFTARVIASTGADVAAALSGAVGAMSGPLHGGAPSRVLGMIEEIERTGDATAYVKQALDRGERLMGFGHRVYRAEDPRARVLRRTARELAAPRYEVAEALEKAALEELHNRRPDRVLATNVEFWAAIVLDFAEVPAHMFTSMFTCARTAGWSAHILEQKRTGRLVRPSARYIGPGPRDPREVDGFADITGTAAVAG is encoded by the coding sequence ATGTCCGACTTCGTACCCGGACTCGAAGGAGTCGTCGCGTTCGAGACGGAGATCGCCGAACCCGACAAGGAAGGCGGCTCCCTCCGCTACCGAGGCGTCGACATCGAGGACCTGGTCGGCCAAGTGTCCTTCGGCAACGTCTGGGGCCTGCTGGTCGACGGCTCGTTCAACCCCGGCCTGCCGCCCGCCGAGCCGTTTCCGATCCCCGTCCACTCGGGGGACATCCGCGTCGACGTCCAGTCCGCGCTCGCGATGCTCGCCCCCGTGTGGGGCCTGAAGCCCCTCCTCGACATCGACGAGGCCACGGCCCGCGACAACCTGGCCCGCGCCGCCGTCATGGCCCTGTCCTACGTCGCCCAGTCGGCGCGCGGCCAGGGCCTGCCGATGGTCCCGCAGCGCGAGATCGACAAGGCGGAGACCGTCGTCGAGCGCTTCATGAAGCGCTGGCGCGGCGAGCCCGACCCCAAGCACGTCAAGGCCGTCGACGCCTACTGGACGTCCGCCGCCGAGCACGGCATGAACGCCTCCACCTTCACGGCCCGCGTCATCGCCTCGACGGGCGCCGACGTGGCCGCGGCGCTCTCCGGCGCGGTCGGCGCCATGTCCGGCCCGCTGCACGGCGGCGCGCCCTCCCGCGTCCTCGGCATGATCGAGGAGATCGAGCGCACGGGCGACGCCACGGCCTACGTCAAGCAGGCCCTGGACCGCGGCGAGCGCCTCATGGGCTTCGGCCACCGCGTCTACCGCGCGGAGGACCCGCGCGCCCGCGTCCTGCGCCGCACGGCCCGCGAGCTGGCCGCGCCGCGCTACGAGGTCGCCGAGGCCCTGGAGAAGGCGGCCCTGGAGGAGCTCCACAACCGCCGCCCCGACCGGGTCCTCGCCACGAACGTCGAGTTCTGGGCGGCCATCGTGCTGGACTTCGCGGAGGTCCCGGCGCACATGTTCACGTCGATGTTCACCTGCGCCCGCACGGCGGGCTGGAGCGCGCACATCCTGGAGCAGAAGCGCACCGGCCGCCTGGTCCGCCCCTCCGCCCGCTACATCGGCCCGGGCCCGCGCGACCCGCGCGAGGTCGACGGCTTCGCGGACATCACGGGCACGGCGGCGGTAGCGGGCTGA
- a CDS encoding acetyl/propionyl/methylcrotonyl-CoA carboxylase subunit alpha, with amino-acid sequence MIGSLLVANRGEIACRVFRTCRELGIRTVAVHSDADAGALHVREADAGVRLPGVAASDTYLRGDAVVQAALAAGADAVHPGYGFLSESAAFARGVEAAGLVWVGPPPRVIEAMASKTRAKRIMAEAGVPVLTASAGAGEPPLILKAAAGGGGRGMRIVRDPALLESELASARAEAMAAFGDDEVFVEPYVEGGRHVEVQVLADAHGGVWVLGTRDCSLQRRHQKVIEEAPAPGLPEELREVLAEAAAAAARAIGYVGAGTVEFLVKDGQAFFLEMNTRLQVEHPVTEAVYGLDLVALQIRVAEGSLLDPEPPVPSGHAVEARLYAEDPGAGWRPQTGVVRELSVGVGADADAGASGVRWRGLRGGGPGPYIYGPVPGGAAEPSSSSGPQIHVSAPDPHPCAPTPSRRTPPTATSYQGQSAPPQRVGGWDEGRAGGAGYLRVDAGVGPGDTVTAHYDPLLAKVVAWAPTRPEAIRLLAHALERARIHGPVTNRDLLVRSLRHEEFVAGSMDTSFYDRHLAELTASRGQGAAIAALAAAVADAQGRSRFGGWRNLPSRPQEKRYRSEPDGTEHTVRYRLTRHGLEAEGTTGVRLVEADRDHVVLEVNGLRTPYAVSAYDDRVHVDAPSGAHTFTPLPRFPDPRAVPAAPGSLLAPMPGTVVRLADGVAEGCVVEGGQPLLWLEAMKMEHRIVAPSAGTLTALHAAPGRQVEVGALLAVVTAAAVTAAVTEEPKEPLS; translated from the coding sequence GTGATCGGGTCGCTGCTGGTCGCCAACCGGGGTGAGATCGCCTGCCGGGTCTTCCGCACGTGCCGGGAGCTGGGCATTCGTACCGTCGCCGTGCACTCGGACGCTGACGCCGGTGCGCTGCACGTACGGGAGGCCGATGCGGGGGTGCGGCTGCCCGGGGTTGCCGCCTCGGATACGTACTTGCGGGGGGACGCGGTGGTGCAGGCCGCGCTTGCTGCGGGCGCGGACGCCGTGCATCCGGGGTACGGGTTCCTCTCCGAGAGCGCTGCGTTTGCGCGGGGCGTGGAGGCTGCCGGGCTGGTGTGGGTCGGGCCGCCGCCCCGGGTGATCGAGGCGATGGCCTCGAAGACACGCGCCAAGCGGATCATGGCGGAGGCGGGGGTGCCGGTGCTGACGGCGTCCGCCGGGGCCGGGGAGCCGCCGTTGATCCTCAAGGCCGCGGCAGGCGGGGGCGGGCGGGGCATGCGCATCGTGCGGGACCCCGCCCTGCTGGAGTCCGAGCTCGCCTCCGCGCGGGCGGAGGCCATGGCCGCCTTCGGCGACGACGAAGTCTTCGTCGAACCGTACGTGGAGGGCGGGCGGCACGTGGAGGTGCAGGTCCTGGCCGACGCGCACGGGGGCGTGTGGGTGCTCGGCACGCGCGACTGCTCGCTGCAGCGGCGGCACCAGAAGGTGATCGAGGAGGCGCCGGCGCCGGGGCTCCCGGAAGAGCTGCGGGAGGTGCTCGCAGAGGCTGCGGCGGCCGCGGCGCGGGCCATCGGGTACGTGGGCGCCGGGACGGTGGAGTTCCTGGTGAAGGACGGGCAGGCGTTCTTCCTGGAGATGAACACGCGCCTGCAGGTGGAGCATCCGGTGACGGAGGCGGTGTACGGGCTGGATCTGGTGGCACTGCAGATCCGGGTGGCGGAGGGTTCGCTGCTGGACCCGGAGCCGCCGGTGCCGTCGGGCCACGCGGTGGAGGCGCGGCTGTATGCGGAGGACCCCGGTGCGGGGTGGCGGCCGCAGACGGGGGTGGTCCGGGAGTTGTCGGTGGGTGTGGGTGCGGATGCGGATGCGGGTGCGTCTGGGGTCCGGTGGCGGGGGCTCCGGGGTGGGGGTCCGGGGCCGTATATTTACGGGCCCGTGCCCGGCGGCGCAGCGGAGCCCTCTTCCTCATCGGGCCCGCAAATACACGTCAGCGCCCCGGACCCCCACCCCTGCGCCCCCACCCCCTCCCGCCGCACCCCACCCACGGCCACCTCGTACCAGGGTCAATCCGCCCCACCTCAACGGGTGGGCGGGTGGGACGAAGGCCGCGCCGGAGGCGCGGGATACCTTCGCGTCGACGCGGGCGTCGGGCCCGGTGACACCGTCACGGCCCATTACGACCCGCTGCTCGCGAAGGTGGTCGCCTGGGCTCCCACCCGGCCGGAGGCCATCCGCCTCTTGGCCCATGCTTTGGAGCGCGCCCGCATCCACGGTCCGGTCACCAACCGGGATCTCCTCGTACGGTCGCTCCGCCACGAGGAATTTGTGGCCGGGAGTATGGACACCTCTTTCTACGACCGGCACTTGGCCGAACTGACCGCATCCCGCGGCCAGGGCGCCGCAATCGCAGCCCTCGCCGCGGCCGTAGCGGACGCACAAGGCCGCTCCCGCTTCGGCGGCTGGCGCAACCTTCCCTCCCGGCCGCAGGAGAAGCGCTACCGCTCCGAACCGGACGGCACGGAGCACACCGTGCGCTATCGCCTCACCCGGCACGGCCTGGAGGCCGAAGGCACCACCGGCGTCCGGCTGGTCGAGGCGGACCGCGACCACGTGGTCCTGGAGGTGAACGGCCTCCGCACCCCCTACGCCGTATCCGCGTACGACGACCGCGTCCACGTGGACGCACCGTCGGGCGCCCACACGTTCACCCCCCTGCCCCGCTTCCCCGACCCCCGTGCCGTGCCTGCGGCACCCGGTTCCCTACTGGCGCCCATGCCGGGCACGGTGGTCCGCCTCGCGGACGGGGTCGCCGAGGGGTGCGTGGTCGAGGGGGGCCAGCCCCTGCTCTGGCTGGAGGCCATGAAGATGGAGCACCGCATCGTCGCTCCGTCCGCCGGAACGCTCACCGCCCTGCACGCCGCCCCCGGCCGCCAGGTCGAGGTCGGCGCCCTGCTCGCCGTCGTCACCGCCGCCGCTGTCACCGCCGCCGTCACCGAGGAGCCGAAGGAGCCGTTGTCATGA
- a CDS encoding enoyl-CoA hydratase family protein, translated as MKLVHRSSEQGITMLTLDSPHNRNALSSRLVAELLEGLAEAAEDAGTRAVLLTHAGNTFCSGADLRETGTDGPQALVRLMRAVVELPKPVVARVNGHVRAGGLGLLGSCDISVAGEASSFAFTEARLGLAPAVISLPLLPRLDARAAARYYLTGERFGAAEAVRIGLVTAGEEDLEPVLDGLRRGSPQGLAESKALVTADVRRAFDRDTARLTELSARLFGSAEAREGMTAFLERREPEWAR; from the coding sequence ATGAAACTGGTCCACCGCTCCTCGGAGCAAGGCATCACCATGCTGACCCTGGACTCCCCGCACAACCGCAACGCCCTGTCGTCCCGGCTGGTCGCCGAGCTGCTGGAGGGCCTGGCGGAGGCCGCGGAGGACGCCGGTACGCGTGCCGTCCTGCTGACCCATGCCGGCAACACCTTCTGTTCGGGCGCCGATCTGAGAGAGACGGGCACGGACGGGCCGCAGGCCCTCGTACGGCTGATGCGCGCGGTGGTGGAACTGCCGAAGCCGGTGGTGGCCCGGGTGAACGGCCATGTGCGCGCCGGAGGTCTGGGGCTGCTGGGGTCCTGTGACATCTCCGTGGCGGGGGAGGCGTCATCCTTCGCCTTCACCGAGGCCCGGCTGGGGCTCGCCCCCGCCGTCATATCCCTGCCGCTGCTGCCGCGCCTCGACGCGCGGGCGGCGGCCCGCTACTACCTGACCGGCGAGCGGTTCGGGGCGGCGGAAGCCGTACGGATCGGGCTGGTCACCGCGGGGGAGGAGGACCTCGAACCGGTCCTGGACGGGCTGCGGCGCGGCTCGCCCCAGGGCCTCGCCGAGTCCAAGGCCCTGGTCACGGCGGACGTACGGCGGGCCTTCGACCGCGATACGGCCCGGCTGACCGAGCTGTCCGCCCGGCTCTTCGGCTCTGCCGAGGCCCGCGAGGGCATGACCGCCTTCCTCGAGCGCAGGGAGCCGGAATGGGCGCGCTGA
- a CDS encoding acyclic terpene utilization AtuA family protein, whose translation MTDPEPLRPLRIGNASGFYGDRFGALREMLTGGPLDVLTGDYLAELTMLILGRDRLKDPARGYAATFLRQLEESLGLAADRGVKIVANAGGLNPGGLAREIRALARRVGADVRVAHVEGDDLLQEREWGPDVLTANAYLGGAGIAACLRAGADIVVTGRVTDAALVTGPAAAHFGWLADDLDRLAGAVVAGHVLECGTQATGGNYSFFTEHDVRRPGFPLAEIHADGSAVITKHPGTGGAVTVGTVTAQLLYETGGPRYLGPDVTARLDTVRLEQDGPDRVRISGVRGEAPPATLKVGLTRVGGWRNEVVFVLTGLDVEAKAALVRAQMEDALGKRPPAEVRWTLARTDHADAEVQEEASALLRLVVRDPDPEAVGRAVSGAAVELALASCPGFHVTAPPGRGSPYGVFEAASVDAYAVRHTAVLPDGTRLRVPAVPAAAEGEPPPEPPVLPEPLPRGPVRRAPLGLVAGARSGDKGGSANVGVWVRTDAAWRWLAHELTGARFRRLLPETARLPVTRHVYPGLRALNFTVGGLLGAGVASQARFDPQAKALGEWLRARHMDIPEVLL comes from the coding sequence GTGACAGACCCCGAACCCTTACGTCCGCTGCGGATCGGCAACGCCTCCGGTTTCTACGGCGACCGCTTCGGCGCCCTCCGCGAGATGCTGACCGGCGGCCCCCTCGACGTCCTCACCGGCGACTACCTGGCCGAGCTGACCATGCTCATCCTCGGCCGCGACCGCCTCAAGGACCCCGCCCGCGGCTACGCCGCGACCTTCCTCCGCCAGCTCGAGGAGAGCCTCGGCCTCGCCGCCGACCGCGGCGTGAAGATCGTCGCCAATGCGGGCGGGCTCAACCCCGGCGGCCTCGCCCGCGAGATCCGCGCCCTCGCCCGCCGCGTGGGCGCCGACGTCCGCGTCGCCCACGTCGAGGGCGACGACCTGCTGCAGGAGCGGGAGTGGGGCCCGGACGTCCTCACGGCCAACGCCTACCTCGGCGGCGCGGGCATCGCCGCCTGCCTGCGCGCGGGCGCGGACATCGTCGTCACGGGCCGCGTGACCGACGCCGCGCTCGTCACCGGCCCCGCCGCCGCCCACTTCGGCTGGCTCGCCGACGACCTGGACCGGCTGGCCGGCGCGGTCGTCGCCGGGCACGTCCTGGAGTGCGGCACCCAGGCGACGGGCGGCAACTACTCCTTCTTCACCGAGCACGACGTCCGCCGCCCCGGCTTCCCGCTGGCCGAGATCCACGCCGACGGCTCGGCCGTCATCACCAAGCACCCCGGTACGGGCGGCGCCGTCACCGTGGGCACGGTCACGGCCCAGCTCCTGTACGAGACGGGCGGCCCGCGCTACCTGGGCCCCGACGTGACCGCCCGGCTGGACACCGTCCGGCTGGAGCAGGACGGCCCGGACCGCGTACGGATCAGCGGCGTGCGGGGCGAGGCCCCGCCGGCCACGCTCAAGGTGGGGCTCACGCGCGTGGGCGGGTGGCGCAACGAGGTCGTGTTCGTGCTGACGGGCCTCGACGTGGAGGCCAAGGCCGCCCTCGTACGGGCGCAGATGGAGGACGCGCTGGGCAAGCGCCCGCCCGCCGAGGTCCGGTGGACGCTCGCGCGCACGGACCACGCCGACGCGGAGGTGCAGGAGGAGGCGAGCGCCCTGCTGCGGCTCGTCGTGCGCGACCCCGACCCCGAGGCGGTCGGCCGCGCCGTCAGCGGCGCGGCCGTCGAGCTGGCCCTGGCCAGCTGCCCCGGCTTCCACGTCACCGCGCCGCCGGGCCGGGGATCCCCGTACGGAGTGTTCGAGGCCGCGTCGGTGGATGCGTACGCCGTCCGGCACACGGCGGTGCTGCCGGACGGCACGCGGCTGCGGGTGCCCGCGGTACCCGCAGCCGCGGAGGGCGAGCCCCCGCCCGAGCCCCCCGTACTGCCCGAGCCGCTGCCGCGCGGGCCCGTCCGGCGCGCCCCGCTCGGGCTCGTCGCCGGGGCGCGCAGCGGCGACAAGGGCGGCTCGGCCAACGTGGGCGTGTGGGTGCGCACGGACGCGGCGTGGCGCTGGCTGGCCCACGAGCTCACCGGAGCGCGGTTCCGCCGGCTCCTGCCGGAGACCGCCCGGCTCCCCGTCACCCGCCACGTCTATCCGGGCCTGCGCGCCCTCAACTTCACCGTCGGCGGGCTGCTCGGCGCCGGCGTCGCTTCCCAGGCCCGCTTCGATCCGCAGGCCAAGGCCCTGGGCGAGTGGCTGCGCGCCCGGCACATGGACATACCGGAGGTGCTGCTGTGA